In Zingiber officinale cultivar Zhangliang chromosome 1A, Zo_v1.1, whole genome shotgun sequence, a genomic segment contains:
- the LOC122022842 gene encoding gibberellin receptor GID1C-like produces MAGSNEINANESKMAVPLNTWVLISNFKLAYNMLRRPDGTFDRHLAEFLDRKVSANATPVNGVVSFDVLIDRSHNLLARIYRPAPATAAGSVPLLTDLYQPPSTDPFPVIIFFHGGSFAHSSSNSAIYDSLCRRFVSLCDAVVISVNYRRAPEYKYPCAYDDGWAALKWASAVPWLHNGKESKPRVFLAGDSSGGNIAHHVAVRAAESGIEIAGNILLNSMFGGNHRTESEKRLDGKYFVTIQDRDWYWKAYLPEGADRDHPACNPFGPNGVKLEGLPFTKSLVIVAGLDLVQDWQLAYAEGLKKAGHFVKVVYREQATIGFYLLPNTNHFYEVMDEIKEFIQANL; encoded by the exons ATGGCTGGAAGCAACGAAATTAACGCCAATGAGTCCAAG ATGGCAGTTCCTCTCAACACTTGGGTTCTCATCTCCAACTTCAAGCTGGCTTACAACATGCTGCGCCGCCCGGACGGCACCTTCGACCGTCACCTCGCCGAGTTCCTCGACCGGAAGGTCTCCGCGAATGCCACCCCCGTCAATGGCGTCGTCTCCTTTGACGTCCTCATCGACCGCTCCCACAACCTCCTCGCCCGCATCTACCGCCCCGCCCCCGCCACGGCGGCTGGTTCCGTTCCTCTTCTCACTGACCTCTATCAACCGCCATCAACCGACCCGTTTCCGGTCATCATATTCTTCCACGGCGGCAGCTTCGCGCACTCCTCGTCCAACAGCGCTATCTACGACTCCCTCTGTCGCCGGTTTGTCTCCCTCTGCGACGCTGTTGTTATCTCAGTCAATTATCGGCGGGCACCGGAATACAAGTATCCCTGTGCATACGACGATGGATGGGCAGCTCTCAAGTGGGCGAGTGCAGTGCCATGGCTTCACAACGGCAAAGAGTCCAAACCTCGAGTGTTCCTCGCAGGGGACAGCTCTGGGGGTAACATTGCACACCATGTGGCGGTCAGGGCCGCGGAGTCTGGGATCGAAATCGCCGGTAACATTCTCCTTAACTCCATGTTTGGAGGGAACCATAGGACAGAGTCTGAGAAGAGGTTGGATGGCAAGTATTTTGTCACCATTCAAGACAGGGATTGGTATTGGAAGGCTTACCTCCCTGAGGGGGCAGATAGAGATCACCCTGCTTGCAACCCCTTTGGTCCCAATGGTGTTAAGCTCGAAGGGCTTCCTTTCACCAAAAGCCTTGTCATTGTTGCAGGCCTGGATCTTGTTCAAGACTGGCAGTTGGCCTACGCAGAAGGCTTGAAGAAGGCTGGCCACTTTGTGAAGGTTGTGTACCGCGAACAAGCCACAATTGGATTCTATTTGTTGCCAAACACCAACCATTTCTACGAAGTGATGGATGAGATCAAGGAATTCATCCAGGCTAACTTGTAG
- the LOC122022855 gene encoding pyruvate, phosphate dikinase 2-like has product MQYPATKSACMRSAVYAERRPMAKRWLSPMEELGWSRRKEMRSLGEARRLAQAMAKRRGGFEQEPQLARSRGGDRLQAVVSPIPTTKKRVFTFGKGKSEGNKSMKSLLGGKGANLAEMASIGLSVPPGFTVSTEACQEYQKGGHQLPAGLWEEILEGLANVEEDMAARLGDPSRPLLLSVRSGAAVSMPGMMDTVLNLGLNDEVVTGLALKSGERFAYDSYRRFLDMFGNVVMGIPHSLFEEKLEELKAAKGAKQDTDLTAGDLKELVIEYKKVYTKAKGEQFPSDPKRQLYLAVLAVFDSWDSTRANKYRSINQIKGLKGTAVNVQCMVFGNMGNTSGTGVLFTRNPSTGEKKLYGEFLINAQGEDVVAGIRTPEDLNTMKEHMPEAYSELIENCKILELHYKDMMDIEFTVQENRLWMLQCRSGKRTGKGAVRIAVDMVNEGLVDKSSAIKLVEPSHLDQLLHPQFDDTSAYKDKVVATGLPASPGAAVGQVVFTADDAEEWHAQGKAVILVRTETSPEDVGGMHAATGILTARGGMTSHAAVVARGWGKCCVSGCSDISVNDADKVVVIGDEVIQEGEWLSLNGSTGEVILGKQPLSPPALSGDLGIFMSWVDEIRQLKVMANADTPDDALTARNNGAQGIGLCRTEHMFFASDERIKAVRKMIMAADLEERQKALDLLLPYQRSDFEGIFRAMDGFPVTIRLLDPPLHEFLPEGNIEDIITELAAETGTTEDEVFSRIERLSEVNPMLGFRGCRLGISYPELTKMQVRAIFEAAISMNNQGVKVFPEIMVPLVGTPQELEHQTSLIRMIAQKVFSEIGTSIKYKVGTMIEVPRAALIADEIAEFAEFFSFGTNDLTQMTFGYSRDDVGKFLPIYLSKGILQSDPFEVLDQKGVGQLIKIAAERGRRARPDLKVGICGEHGGEPSSVAFFAQAGLDYVSCSPFRVPIARLAAAQVVV; this is encoded by the exons ATGCAGTATCCAGCCACCAAGAGCGCGTGCATGCGATCGGCCGTGTACGCAGAAAGGAGGCCAATGGCGAAGCGCTGGTTGAGTCCCATGGAAGAGCTCGGTTGGTCGAGGAGGAAAGAGATGAGGAGCCTCGGCGAGGCGAGGCGCCTGGCTCAAGCAATGGCCAAGCGGAGGGGTGGATTCGAGCAGGAGCCGCAACTGGCAAGGAGCCGCGGCGGCGACCGGCTTCAAGCCGTCGTATCGCCGATTCCCACCACCAAGAAG AGGGTGTTCACGTTCGGCAAGGGGAAGAGCGAAGGCAACAAGAGCATGAAGTCCCTG TTGGGCGGGAAAGGCGCGAACTTGGCGGAGATGGCGAGCATCGGACTGTCGGTGCCCCCGGGGTTCACTGTGTCGACGGAGGCATGCCAGGAGTACCAGAAGGGTGGCCACCAGCTCCCGGCTGGCCTCTGGGAGGAAATACTCGAAGGCCTCGCTAACGTCGAGGAGGACATGGCGGCTCGCCTCGGCGACCCTTCCCGTCCCCTGCTCCTCTCCGTCCGCTCCGGCGCCGCGGTGTCGATGCCTGGGATGATGGACACTGTGCTCAACTTGGGACTCAACGACGAGGTGGTCACGGGGTTGGCGTTGAAGAGCGGCGAGAGGTTCGCTTACGACTCCTACCGCCGCTTCTTGGACATGTTCGGGAACGTG GTGATGGGAATTCCCCACTCGCTCTTTGAGGAGAAACTGGAGGAATTGAAGGCGGCCAAAGGTGCAAAGCAAGACACCGACCTCACCGCCGGCGACCTCAAGGAACTAGTGATCGAGTACAAGAAAGTATACACAAAAGCCAAAGGAGAACAGTTTCCTTCTG ATCCCAAACGGCAGTTGTACTTGGCGGTTCTTGCGGTGTTCGATTCATGGGACAGCACCAGAGCTAACAAATACAGAAGCATCAACCAGATAAAGGGCCTGAAGGGGACTGCTGTCAATGTGCAGTGCATGGTGTTTGGGAACATGGGGAACACTTCCGGGACCGGCGTTCTCTTCACTCGGAATCCGAGCACAGGCGAGAAGAAGCTCTACGGAGAGTTCCTCATCAACGCGCAG GGTGAGGATGTTGTCGCAGGGATCCGGACACCTGAGGATCTGAATACCATGAAGGAGCACATGCCAGAAGCTTACAGTGAACTAATAGAGAATTGCAAAATTCTGGAGCTGCACTATAAAGACATGATG GACATTGAGTTCACTGTTCAAGAAAATAGGCTGTGGATGCTGCAGTGTAGATCAGGGAAGCGCACTGGGAAAGGTGCAGTGAGGATTGCAGTCGACATGGTTAACGAAGGCCTCGTGGATAAAAGTTCCGCAATTAAATTGGTTGAGCCGAGCCATTTGGACCAACTTCTTCATCCACAA TTTGATGATACATCAGCGTACAAGGATAAAGTAGTTGCAACAGGGTTGCCTGCATCACCAGGAGCCGCTGTGGGCCAAGTTGTTTTCACTGCTGATGATGCTGAAGAATGGCATGCCCAGGGGAAGGCTGTCATTTTG GTGAGGACAGAAACTAGCCCTGAGGATGTTGGTGGCATGCACGCAGCTACAGGAATCCTTACGGCAAGAGGGGGCATGACATCTCATGCTGCTGTTGTAGCGAGGGGGTGGGGAAAATGCTGCGTTTCTGGTTGCTCAGATATCAGTGTGAATGATGCAGACAAGGTGGTGGTTATTGGTGACGAAGTGATACAAGAAGGTGAGTGGTTATCACTCAATGGATCGACAGGGGAAGTAATTCTAGGGAAGCAACCACTTTCTCCACCAGCTCTCAGTGGCGACCTGGGGATCTTCATGTCATGGGTCGATGAGATTAGGCAACTGAAG GTTATGGCAAATGCAGATACACCTGATGATGCACTTACTGCAAGAAATAATGGTGCACAAGGGATTGGATTATGTAGGACAGAGCATATG TTCTTTGCTTCAGATGAAAGGATTAAAGCAGTTAGAAAGATGATAATGGCTGCAGATCTTGAAGAGAGGCAGAAGGCCTTGGACTTACTATTGCCATATCAGAGATCTGATTTTGAAGGAATTTTTCGGGCCATGGATG GGTTTCCGGTGACTATCCGACTGTTGGATCCTCCACTTCATGAATTTTTGCCAGAAGGTAATATAGAGGACATTATTACAGAACTTGCTGCAGAGACTGGCACAACAGAAGATGAAGTCTTTTCCAGAATAGAGAGGTTATCTGAAGTCAATCCCATGCTTGGTTTTAGAGGTTGCAG GCTTGGCATATCATACCCAGAGTTGACTAAGATGCAAGTTCGTGCTATATTCGAAGCTGCCATCTCTATGAACAATCAAGGTGTCAAAGTTTTTCCAGAAATAATGGTACCTCTCGTCGGAACACCTCAG GAGCTAGAGCATCAAACGAGTCTGATACGGATGATAGCACAGAAGGTCTTCTCTGAGATTGGAACCTCCATAAAATACAAGGTCGGAACAATGATTGAGGTTCCAAGAGCTGCTCTTATTGCAGATGAG ATTGCTGAGTTTGCAGAATTCTTCTCCTTTGGAACAAATGACCTGACACAAATGACATTTGGGTACAGTCGAGACGATGTTGGCAAGTTCCTTCCTATCTACCTATCGAAAGGCATTCTCCAAAGCGATCCCTTCGAG GTTCTTGATCAGAAAGGGGTAGGCCAGCTCATTAAGATTGCTGCAGAGAGAGGGCGAAGAGCTAGGCCTGATCTGAAG GTAGGCATATGTGGTGAGCATGGTGGAGAACCCTCTTCAGTTGCCTTTTTTGCACAAGCTGGACTGGACTATGTCTCATGTTCTCCTTTCAG GGTCCCAATCGCAAGGCTTGCAGCAGCACAGGTGGTGGTCTGA